The following are encoded together in the Apus apus isolate bApuApu2 chromosome 7, bApuApu2.pri.cur, whole genome shotgun sequence genome:
- the GORAB gene encoding RAB6-interacting golgin isoform X3, translating to MLNMFPQGHRKDLYDPLEQQHHPQTANKSRKQTPREKAFQQQCQKLGLQGGAASVPPEQLLSVPKHKSGHPQQPVPSPRAPPVGDERPSENQEQQEEPTPADPRDGSNRAQTCPPKPSSCVEKKKVALQEKSRWEILQQEQRLIEEKNKRKKALLARAIAERSKRTQAETVKLKRIQKELQALDDMVSADIGILRNRIDQASLDYSYARKRYDKAESEYVAAKLDLQHKTEIKEHLTEHLCTIIQQNELRKARKLEELMQQLEVQADEENLELEIEVERMLQQQEAETGRQASQSHNHAGTAKENPTAGVMAQEREHASRAVTSPATSEQLVQSENSSTKSLSHMDSQIPTVKVTSGNSPACSDT from the exons ATGCTCAACATGTTCCCACAAGGACACAGGAAAG ATTTATATGACCCcttggagcagcagcatcatCCCCAGACTGCAAACAAGAGCCGGAAGCAAACGCCAAGAGAAAAAGCCTTCCAGCAGCAATGCCAGAAGCTGGGGTTGCAGGGTGGAGCAGCCTCTGTTCCTCCTGAGCAGTTGCTTTCTGTACCAAAACACAAGTCTGGTCATCCTCAGCAGCCTGTGCCATCACCTCGTGCTCCTCCAGTAGGAGATGAAAGGCCAAGTGAGAaccaagagcagcaggaggaaccGACCCCAGCAGATCCCCGTGATGGCAGCAACCGAGCGCAGACCTGCCCCCCAAAGCCCAGCTCCTgtgtggagaaaaagaaagtggcATT GCAGGAAAAGTCACGCTGGGAAAtcctccagcaggagcagcgGCTGATAGAAGAGAAGAATAAACGCAAGAAGGCTCTCCTGGCCAGAGCTATTGCTGAGAG ATCCAAAAGAACTCAAGCTGAAACAGTGAAACTAAAAAGGATTCAGAAGGAACTACAAGCTCTGGATGACATGGTATCTGCTGACATTGGCATCCTGAGGAACCGCATTGACCAGGCCAGCCTGGACTACTCCTACGCCCG gaAGCGGTATGACAAGGCTGAGTCGGAGTACGTGGCCGCCAAGCTGGACCTGCAGCACAAGACAGAGATTAAGGAGCACCTCACAGAGCACCTGTGCACCATCATACAGCAGAACGAGCTCCGCAAGGCCAGGAAGCTGGAGGAGTTaatgcagcagctggaagtgCAGGCAGATGAGGAAAATCTGGAACTTGAGATCGAGGTGGAGcggatgctgcagcagcaggaggcagaaaCAGGGAGACAAGCCAGCCAGTCACACAATCACGCTGGGACAGCGAAGGAAAACCCCACTGCCGGGGTCATGGCGCAGGAGAGGGAGCATGCCAGCCGTGCTGTCACTTCTCCTGCTACTTCTGAACAGTTGGTTCAGTCTGAAAACTCCAGTACCAAATCTCTCTCCCATATGGACAGCCAAATTCCAACAGTAAAAGTGACTTCAGgaaactctccagcctgttctgATACATGA
- the GORAB gene encoding RAB6-interacting golgin isoform X4, giving the protein MAGAWAGFSQEELRQLRAQRPDLYDPLEQQHHPQTANKSRKQTPREKAFQQQCQKLGLQGGAASVPPEQLLSVPKHKSGHPQQPVPSPRAPPVGDERPSENQEQQEEPTPADPRDGSNRAQTCPPKPSSCVEKKKVALQEKSRWEILQQEQRLIEEKNKRKKALLARAIAERSKRTQAETVKLKRIQKELQALDDMVSADIGILRNRIDQASLDYSYAR; this is encoded by the exons ATGGCCGGGGCCTGGGCCGGCTTCTCGCAAGAGGAGCTGCGGCAGCTGCGGGCCCAGCGCCCAG ATTTATATGACCCcttggagcagcagcatcatCCCCAGACTGCAAACAAGAGCCGGAAGCAAACGCCAAGAGAAAAAGCCTTCCAGCAGCAATGCCAGAAGCTGGGGTTGCAGGGTGGAGCAGCCTCTGTTCCTCCTGAGCAGTTGCTTTCTGTACCAAAACACAAGTCTGGTCATCCTCAGCAGCCTGTGCCATCACCTCGTGCTCCTCCAGTAGGAGATGAAAGGCCAAGTGAGAaccaagagcagcaggaggaaccGACCCCAGCAGATCCCCGTGATGGCAGCAACCGAGCGCAGACCTGCCCCCCAAAGCCCAGCTCCTgtgtggagaaaaagaaagtggcATT GCAGGAAAAGTCACGCTGGGAAAtcctccagcaggagcagcgGCTGATAGAAGAGAAGAATAAACGCAAGAAGGCTCTCCTGGCCAGAGCTATTGCTGAGAG ATCCAAAAGAACTCAAGCTGAAACAGTGAAACTAAAAAGGATTCAGAAGGAACTACAAGCTCTGGATGACATGGTATCTGCTGACATTGGCATCCTGAGGAACCGCATTGACCAGGCCAGCCTGGACTACTCCTACGCCCGGTAA
- the GORAB gene encoding RAB6-interacting golgin isoform X1 codes for MCVSGVSGPEDPTASLKFRLRRSVWYWSLQPGCGTAFSPALWDTSPKSCSASLAISLLICRLYSNGSDPASDTETWKSSLVTWPWHLQETLNKEETVVLWTRLHGEMLNMFPQGHRKDLYDPLEQQHHPQTANKSRKQTPREKAFQQQCQKLGLQGGAASVPPEQLLSVPKHKSGHPQQPVPSPRAPPVGDERPSENQEQQEEPTPADPRDGSNRAQTCPPKPSSCVEKKKVALQEKSRWEILQQEQRLIEEKNKRKKALLARAIAERSKRTQAETVKLKRIQKELQALDDMVSADIGILRNRIDQASLDYSYARKRYDKAESEYVAAKLDLQHKTEIKEHLTEHLCTIIQQNELRKARKLEELMQQLEVQADEENLELEIEVERMLQQQEAETGRQASQSHNHAGTAKENPTAGVMAQEREHASRAVTSPATSEQLVQSENSSTKSLSHMDSQIPTVKVTSGNSPACSDT; via the exons ATGTGTGTTTCAGGGGTGTCTGGTCCTGAGGaccccacagcttctctgaaatTCAG GCTGAGGAGATCTGTGTGGTATTGGAGTTTGCAGCCAGGATGTGGTACAGCTTTTTCTCCAGCACTCTGGGATACCTCACCAAAGAGCTGTTCAGCCTCTCTGGCCATCAGCCTGCTTATTTGTAGGCTTTATAGCAATGGCTCAGACCCTGCCAGTGACACAGAGACGTGGAAATCTTCCTTGGTAACGTGGCCATG GCACCTCCAGGAGACCCTGAACAAGGAGGAGACTGTTGTGCTGTGGACAAGACTCCATGGAGAAATGCTCAACATGTTCCCACAAGGACACAGGAAAG ATTTATATGACCCcttggagcagcagcatcatCCCCAGACTGCAAACAAGAGCCGGAAGCAAACGCCAAGAGAAAAAGCCTTCCAGCAGCAATGCCAGAAGCTGGGGTTGCAGGGTGGAGCAGCCTCTGTTCCTCCTGAGCAGTTGCTTTCTGTACCAAAACACAAGTCTGGTCATCCTCAGCAGCCTGTGCCATCACCTCGTGCTCCTCCAGTAGGAGATGAAAGGCCAAGTGAGAaccaagagcagcaggaggaaccGACCCCAGCAGATCCCCGTGATGGCAGCAACCGAGCGCAGACCTGCCCCCCAAAGCCCAGCTCCTgtgtggagaaaaagaaagtggcATT GCAGGAAAAGTCACGCTGGGAAAtcctccagcaggagcagcgGCTGATAGAAGAGAAGAATAAACGCAAGAAGGCTCTCCTGGCCAGAGCTATTGCTGAGAG ATCCAAAAGAACTCAAGCTGAAACAGTGAAACTAAAAAGGATTCAGAAGGAACTACAAGCTCTGGATGACATGGTATCTGCTGACATTGGCATCCTGAGGAACCGCATTGACCAGGCCAGCCTGGACTACTCCTACGCCCG gaAGCGGTATGACAAGGCTGAGTCGGAGTACGTGGCCGCCAAGCTGGACCTGCAGCACAAGACAGAGATTAAGGAGCACCTCACAGAGCACCTGTGCACCATCATACAGCAGAACGAGCTCCGCAAGGCCAGGAAGCTGGAGGAGTTaatgcagcagctggaagtgCAGGCAGATGAGGAAAATCTGGAACTTGAGATCGAGGTGGAGcggatgctgcagcagcaggaggcagaaaCAGGGAGACAAGCCAGCCAGTCACACAATCACGCTGGGACAGCGAAGGAAAACCCCACTGCCGGGGTCATGGCGCAGGAGAGGGAGCATGCCAGCCGTGCTGTCACTTCTCCTGCTACTTCTGAACAGTTGGTTCAGTCTGAAAACTCCAGTACCAAATCTCTCTCCCATATGGACAGCCAAATTCCAACAGTAAAAGTGACTTCAGgaaactctccagcctgttctgATACATGA
- the GORAB gene encoding RAB6-interacting golgin isoform X2: protein MAGAWAGFSQEELRQLRAQRPDLYDPLEQQHHPQTANKSRKQTPREKAFQQQCQKLGLQGGAASVPPEQLLSVPKHKSGHPQQPVPSPRAPPVGDERPSENQEQQEEPTPADPRDGSNRAQTCPPKPSSCVEKKKVALQEKSRWEILQQEQRLIEEKNKRKKALLARAIAERSKRTQAETVKLKRIQKELQALDDMVSADIGILRNRIDQASLDYSYARKRYDKAESEYVAAKLDLQHKTEIKEHLTEHLCTIIQQNELRKARKLEELMQQLEVQADEENLELEIEVERMLQQQEAETGRQASQSHNHAGTAKENPTAGVMAQEREHASRAVTSPATSEQLVQSENSSTKSLSHMDSQIPTVKVTSGNSPACSDT from the exons ATGGCCGGGGCCTGGGCCGGCTTCTCGCAAGAGGAGCTGCGGCAGCTGCGGGCCCAGCGCCCAG ATTTATATGACCCcttggagcagcagcatcatCCCCAGACTGCAAACAAGAGCCGGAAGCAAACGCCAAGAGAAAAAGCCTTCCAGCAGCAATGCCAGAAGCTGGGGTTGCAGGGTGGAGCAGCCTCTGTTCCTCCTGAGCAGTTGCTTTCTGTACCAAAACACAAGTCTGGTCATCCTCAGCAGCCTGTGCCATCACCTCGTGCTCCTCCAGTAGGAGATGAAAGGCCAAGTGAGAaccaagagcagcaggaggaaccGACCCCAGCAGATCCCCGTGATGGCAGCAACCGAGCGCAGACCTGCCCCCCAAAGCCCAGCTCCTgtgtggagaaaaagaaagtggcATT GCAGGAAAAGTCACGCTGGGAAAtcctccagcaggagcagcgGCTGATAGAAGAGAAGAATAAACGCAAGAAGGCTCTCCTGGCCAGAGCTATTGCTGAGAG ATCCAAAAGAACTCAAGCTGAAACAGTGAAACTAAAAAGGATTCAGAAGGAACTACAAGCTCTGGATGACATGGTATCTGCTGACATTGGCATCCTGAGGAACCGCATTGACCAGGCCAGCCTGGACTACTCCTACGCCCG gaAGCGGTATGACAAGGCTGAGTCGGAGTACGTGGCCGCCAAGCTGGACCTGCAGCACAAGACAGAGATTAAGGAGCACCTCACAGAGCACCTGTGCACCATCATACAGCAGAACGAGCTCCGCAAGGCCAGGAAGCTGGAGGAGTTaatgcagcagctggaagtgCAGGCAGATGAGGAAAATCTGGAACTTGAGATCGAGGTGGAGcggatgctgcagcagcaggaggcagaaaCAGGGAGACAAGCCAGCCAGTCACACAATCACGCTGGGACAGCGAAGGAAAACCCCACTGCCGGGGTCATGGCGCAGGAGAGGGAGCATGCCAGCCGTGCTGTCACTTCTCCTGCTACTTCTGAACAGTTGGTTCAGTCTGAAAACTCCAGTACCAAATCTCTCTCCCATATGGACAGCCAAATTCCAACAGTAAAAGTGACTTCAGgaaactctccagcctgttctgATACATGA